The following nucleotide sequence is from Aspergillus luchuensis IFO 4308 DNA, chromosome 1, nearly complete sequence.
TTTGTGCTCCCGCGGTGTTTATAGTGTCTATGGCTGGGAACACTGACACCCAACTTTGGAGGCTGAGTAGACTGCCCAAGACCGCTTGGTTGTATCCGAAGAGAATGAACGAAGGAGCAACGATGAGAAGTACCAGAGCGACTTGTAGCTGGGTGCCAACCAGAGGGAGAGTAAGGCCTGCCATTTTCACGTTGCTTTCTTGTGTGTCCTCTGCTTCATAGAATTACTCGGCGGCTTAAGTACTCTACGTCTGATCCCCCGTGGGGAAGAGCGTCTGGAgtcaaggaagaaaaagcggGGTGCAGATACCTCATGACATGATCGATTCAGGTCATTGTATTTACCCCTGTTTGATTGGATGATATTTATGGCTGTATGGCGTTGTCTTTCCTGTCCCTCGTCTCGATCGCCTAATAATCAGGTGTGGGTTTGGCACCCCAGGTGGGTATGAGTATCTTTGCACCCATTTCCCATCGGATGCTCCGACAGACTTTGCAAAAGACATACCGGTGGCGAATGGACCAATAAGATATTGTGGTTTATATGGAGTGATATGCAGATCACTGACTAGTGCACAGTCGTCTCATGATCATAGTGAAGTTTTGGAGCAGCCAGGCGCAAGATACTTTGACTCAGTAGAGATCTTGATATCAAGAGACAGTGCCAACGAAAAGTTGCATTATGTCTATCTTAGGTTCCTCAATCCTGAAAAGAGACCCCcttggggagaagaaggaaacaCATAAACAGCAGAGGTGAAGTACTTGGTGGGTGCCTGGCCACTGTCAAATGTACCGACAAGTTATATTGTACTAATGTTACGTTTATAGCAAAGTACCATTACAATCGTTACTGGCGACTGCCCCCGCTTAACAATGAGAGAAAACTTCAAGCACGTTACATTGAATTTCTGGTTTCGAATCATTTAACTCTTCCAATAAATCTGGCCCTCAAAGAGACGACGCGCAGTACGGAAGACAGTTGCCGCCGTAAGCTGATCCTCCTCGAACTTGGCTCCAACAAGCAAATTCCCACTCGCATGACCAATTGTAAGACCAGAATCACTGACGCGATCTTTGTTGGTTGCATCCTCAACAGTGCTACCTCCCAcgcgagcagctgcagaaacaGCCAACGCGACAGTGATGGGAACTGCCTTGTGTGGCTGTCCCACAGAGATGGCCCTCACGAGCAGGTCGACAGAGTCCTTCCCTTTAGACTCCTGAGGTGGCGACACCATGCAAACCTTGGGAATACTTCCTGGAACAGCATCGGTAGTCGGTGCTATACCCATCTTGACCCCGGCCTGGCGCCGGATAGAATCCAGCCTTTGCAGAAGGTCGGGATGAGCGGCAATCTCGTCTGGAGTCAAGTCACCACGGACGCCCAAGCTGCTAGCTGGAACAAAAACGCATGGATTGGCCACGTCAATACATGTGGCTGAAACACCGTCGAACTTGTCCCTTGTCTGCCCCGTCGGCAGCATCTTCCCGGTCACCGAGCCAGCCGGATTGACAAAATCTAATCGAATCCGAGCAGCTGTGCCGGCAACGCCATCAATAGCAAAGTCGCCGCTAGAGGCAGCCTCGCCGTCCACCACGGGAAAGGAGGCAGTGATTATTTTCCCCGTGTTGGTGTTGTGAATGCGTACAGTAGCCGACTCGGGCGTTTGGGAAGAAACAAGCTTTTGGTCAAGGGCAAAGGGACCAATGGCACTGATCATATTGCCACAGTTGCTGGAGTAATCGACATCGGAATTTTTGACACCCAACGACACAAAAGTGTAATCAACGTCGGCAtcggggtgggtggatttcCCCACCACGCATACCTTGGAGAGGCTGGAGATACCCCCTCCCAGGCCATCAAGCTGCCGTCCGTATGGATCAGGGCTGCCAATTACGGAGCGAAAGATAGCGTCCCACTCCGagcgaggagggagatgggcCTGATTGAACATGACGGCGCGCGAAGTGCCTCCGCGGTAATAGGCCGCAGGAAGGGAGTGTTGCTTCGACAAATAGCGCCGAGCGCTAAAAGCGACCTGATTTCGATAGGTATATTTGAacatgatggtggtttgatGGTTTGGAACAACGTTTGTGCAAATAATTGGGTGTTTTTTAATGTTGTCTCCAGGACAGGGATTAGAGTTACCATCGGATCCATCCGTTACAAATTAACCGGTTACAGCCGCGCTCATCGGTTCATCCGATCGCGAATCGCTTCATGGGTGTCTCCACTCCACCCCTCACCAAGAGACACAGGTATACCCAGTGCCTAGCATGAGAAATACGTTTACGTGGACAGTTTGAATGCCGGATGCACATTACAGAACCAGCTAGCTTGACTAGCATCGGCAAAATCTCATCTGCGGCGTCGGGCCTAAGCCGTTGACCCGAGGTATTTAGACCGCGACAGATCTTATTGGGCCTGAAGCAGAAAACTGTCATGATTAGATTTTGCCGCACGATTGATCAATTGATCCTGGTTGTGGATCTGAGACCTCTTTCCAATCCAGTCCGGTTAATATAGAAGCCGACGGGCAAGTGGTGAATGAAAACCATCCCCAGCGCCACCTTGATACATTTCAATTAGCTCGACATCACTCCCACTCTCCGTAGAAACATTAGAACAGAACGCTCCAAACATCTGCTGTGCTCATATCTACTCCCTCCATGAATAGGTCAGCCCATGGGAGGTCCATTTGAACGTCAGGAAGACGTGAGGGTGAGTCATGAGCATAGGCATCTGAGGCTGGGTTGCTAGCCTTGGAGGGAAATGTGTGTGCCCTAAGTCCAAACCAGGTTTGGAACTCGGTATCAATACTCAAGTCTGCCTGATTTTCATGTTCGAATAAGGACACAATCGACTGGCCAAGCCGCTCAACAATCCTGCAACATTTTTCTCCGACCGCACGTCCATCGCAAATGCCCCGGAAGAGGGTAAGAAATGTAGATATATTGGTTTGAATCACCGGCTTGGTCAATTCTTGTCGCAAGGGTGCAAACGCTCTCAGAGAATACAGCATTGTCACGGCTGCCAAGAACAACGAGTGAATTGCGATGAACGTATATTTGATGCGGTTTCGCGCATACAATGCGCTATATGAGCTTATCAGACCAATGGCAGACTCAGTGCAGGTCCGCAGATCATCTGGTGATGGCATCGGGACCGCACGTGAGGGACGGTAAAGTGAAAGAACGGCGTGATGAAAAGCAATCTGGAACCACTCAGTGGACTGGAAAGTAGATAAAGTTTGCATATAGCGTGGCGCTGTTATTATCCACTGATTCAGCTCCAGAAAATATCCACTGCGAAGCCGATCCAGGTCAGCAGGATCAGTTGGGACAGAACCGATGGAATGAAATGTCTTGTAAACACCGGCGTTGATTCGACGGAGCTTAATAATGTGGACAAATGTTGACGTGTCAGCCACATGCGGTATCACTGACTCCTCGACATTGGGGCTCTGGATAGATTCAATGAGCTGGGCATCCGTCAGCTGCATAGGCAAAGGCATGCTGATATCTGACTCTTGGATTCCCAAGGGTCGGCCCATGTTGATAGCCACACTGCAATTGATCACGTACGCGCACCAGAATACACGTTTAGACATCTCTGCATCCATGATGTCTTTCCCAGAAATGCTCTCCTTGCGGTGAAGGTCAAGGCCGATGGCTAAATTAAGGGCCATAGCGGTTGTGAACCACATATTGACTGACTGGGGTTCATTATGGCCATACATGCACAGTAGAAGAAGACACTGAACACATTCAATATTCTCGCCGCTCAAAACCAGGTCCAGGTCTTTTATGGCTTCTTTGAAGAATACCCGATGGGTCTTGTCGCGAGTTTGGGGTGATGACTTCTCTGTTGACGCGATGGCACAGACGATGTTAACCATGAAGCTGGTCAATGGCCTCATCTCAGACTTCGTCAGAAAGGGTGTCAAGTGTTGATTGACGAATGTATGCCGATGTAATACTGGTAAATATGGCCACCGCCTATCGAAAAACGCGCCAGCCAGATTAATGTACGTGTCATTGTCGAGACTTAAACCATCTGTTTCAGAAACTTCGATATCTGTGATATCACCCCATAGCTCCCAAGCGCTGCTCATAGCACTGCGGTTCTCCCTTCTGGAGCTAAATTGCAGTGAGAAGGTTGGTCTCAGTATCCGACTAAGCAAGCGACAATCTGGATTCCCTCTCAGTTGGTCAGACTGAGATATAGCCTCGGCAGAATTATGCCCAGGTAACGGAGGATTGGGACTTGGAACTCCAGAGTCATTAGATCGAACAGAACTGAGAGCCTCGAGCAAACGGGTCTCTAGCTGCTGACACCTTTCAGACAGCTCATTACTTCGtcgctcagcagcagcaagttGGGCCCGTAGGGCATCACAATCACAATTCAGAGATGGGTGACGGATCACTAATCTATCCGACATGACGCATGTCGtttcagcagcagcgcatGAACCGCAAGTTGGCATTCTTCCATCACACTGACTGCTTTAGTGAGTGATAATTTGACTTTATGGTATGTCACTGACCTTTTGCTTGCGTCGTCGACACCGTTGGCATGCCGCCACACTTCGAGGTAAACctcgacgatgacgacgagggGTTGAGCCCGATGGACTTTCACTCATCGAAGCCATAGCTTCTATGGTGCTTCAGCGTACAGTAGTGTAGCTGTTGAGGATACAATGAGGCTCATGCGCAGGATGGAAATTGCAGTTCGTCTCTGTTTCTAGAACGAAGAGCCTCGGGCTTGGCATCTCATTACTAAGCCGTCTATTTACACTCTGCGCAAGGCCTTCATTTACTGATGTTCTTGTTGAGTGGCGGCACTCATAGGATAGCTAAATTCTCACAGAAATTCATGTGCTGCCTGAGTTGGATGGTCTCTGCTCAGTGACGCGCTTGTGTAACAAAAGTAAATGCTCAATCAATATACAGTCGGCCCGGGttatccaccatcatcttccagtAGGCATCATCTCCCATCCAGTCATGCAATCTTTGGATAATTGCATGGTTGTCGATCATCCTAAATGGTTCTTTGCTTTCTATTGACCTTTTTACCCGGTTATGTCCATCGCCCGTGTGTGGCCAATCGCTTCCCCAAATAACCTGATCAGGAATCTCTCTCGCCATTGCCTGCACGATAGGCTGCAGGTCATCAAAGGTCGAGGCTGAGTGATCTGACATACGATATAAACCAGAAATCTTTACGTAGACAATCGATTGCCTTGCTAATGACAAAAGGGAGCGGAATCCCGGTTGGGACATTGGCGTCGATTGTAACTCCGAAGGTAGCTTGGATGTGCCACGCAAGCCACCTAGATGGTCTGCAATAACCTTTACGTGGAGCTCACGAACAGCATCATGCAGAACTGTAGCATATCAGTCACGATAGCTGTTATACAATGTCATTAGTAGATAAGTACTCACGGTCCCATGTCCATCCTGGAACGAACAACTGAATCGCCCAGCTGGGAAGATAGCGTATGCGGTCTGCAGTACGGTTCAAAAGGCTTATCAGATGTGTAATGTCGACATCTTTCCCATCGGCTTGGAAGTTGAGTCGAATACCTCGCACGCCAAGAGCGTGCATCTCGTTCAGCTGCGCATCGGTAATAGTGTCGAGATCTAACACTGCGATTCCAAACGATCTGATGCCTCTATCCCTCAATTCTCGCAGGCAATGCATCATAACCGTGCAGTCATTCTTGTAAGGCGATGGCTGAACCAAGACAAGAGTAGTATTGTTGTTATCCCTTGCTAGGCTCTGATTCAACGCCAGTAACTTTTGCAGCGGTGCATCCTCGGGGGTATATGCTCTCCCTGCAGCATATGGGCCTAGCTTGGGATCGAATACATGGACATGTGTATCGAATGACTCCGTTGAGAGAAGGAATCTAGATGGATTAGCTTCAACGGCTGTAGTTTCCGGATGTACCTACGGTGTATTAGAGTGCCTTTCATGGGTGGCTAGAGCTTGTGACAGCATTGTGTAGGTAGCCGGTTGGTAAACCATGAATTGCGGTAGACGCCCACGCAGACTATTGAGCTTTGATATTAACATCGCAAGTTCCTGTGCCTCAACGCTGCACTTCCTACGCATCCCCTTCCTTGGCATCAATGGTATGTGGTTGATCCCGGCGGCACCCCTCTTCGGGAAAGCCGATACATCCGAGGTGCGCATCGGATGCATCCGACGAGCATCACGAGGGTCGGTCAATCATTAGAGCTTTAATTGCAGCAATTGATTCGACAAAATGTTCTCTTCATTGGAGAAATAACGTTTGAAACATGTCACAAGCAGTAGCTACGAATACCCCAACTTTGCAAGGCAATGCCGAGCAAAAGCGCCCCATTCCCTATCGGAACTTGGCCGTCGGCGCGTTAATGAACATCTTTCAAGGTAATGAGAAACTCTACTTGCCAAGAACCTTTCTAATTCTACGCAGTTACGTCTCTTGGACAGCCGCTAGAAGTAATCAAAACCCATGTATGCTTGACTCTCATCCATACTAATTGGAGTTAGTCCGGACGACTTACCCTTCCAGTTGGCAGCAAACCGGCAAGACACATTGCGGGATGCATTACAGAAGACTTGGTCCCGCGGAAGATTTCTGGCTTTTTATCAAGGGCTAATACCTTGGGTACGTATCTCTTTCATCTAGCCCCCTCACCTAGGCACATTTCCATACTAATTGCCACAGGCTTGGCTAGAAGCCTCCACCAAAGGCGCCATTCTGATAGTAACATCAAGTGAGATCGAGTATCAAGCCAGAACAAAGTTCAATGCATCCCCTACGATCTGCGGTGCCCTGGGTGGCATTGGCGGTGGCGTTGCGCAATCGTATCTCACGATGGGCATGACGACATGCATGAAAACAGTTGAAGTGACCCGCTCAAAGATGAGTGTCGGAGGTGCCCGAGTACCCGGGGCTCTGGAAATGTTCTTTCAGATTATTCGCGAGAAAGGAATTCGTGGAGTGAACAAAGGCGTTAACGCCGTCGCGCTACGACAGGTTACAGGCTGGTCTTCTCGGATTGGTATATCGCGGTTTGCGGAAGAAAGCATCCGAAAGGTCAACGGAAAGCCGAAGGACGAAAAACTCCAATTCGGAGAGAAAATCCTGGCATCCACTATTGGTGGTGCACTGAGCTGCTGGAACCAGCCATTCGAAGTAGGTGTCGCTGAGATGTGTGAAATAAGTACTTCCGATTGCTGACTCTACAGGTGTTGCGCGTGGAAATGCAATCTATGAAGAATGATCCCTCCCGGCCAGCTTCTCCGACGATCCTGTCCACATTCAAGTATATCCTTGCGACGACCGGAGTCAAGGGTCTGTTTCGCGGTGTGGTTCCTCGCATTGGGGTTGCGGCGTGGGCTACGATCTGTATGGTAGGGTTTGGTGATACGGTTAAAGAAATTGTTAATCGCAAATGATGCACAGAAAAGTGACGATAGAAAGGTTATAGGTCGTGTATGCATAGAGCTTGCAATTCCTATTCCTATAATAGCCACATTGGTGGATAAATAGCAAAATGCCAAAGATATCCGAACTAGCTATATGAAATTATACAATGGCTTTAGCCGGCTATGGTCATCACTTTAACACCCCTGTAACATTACTAACTCTTTTTATATGATCTGGTTCAGTCTCTCGATATATCAAGTAAATACATCGTCACCGTGCTCACATACCTCAAATCCACACCGACCATGTCTCGAAGGCCAATAAACCACCCATTGGGATGCACTTTTATCTTCCCTTCCCGGGGGCGTTCTTTAGGTAATGGAGTTATTAATTGATTGCATGATTGCCTAGACTATCAGCAAAAACACTGCGAACGATAATTCCTCTCCCGGGGTGTCGTAAGGCTGATGCAAGGAACAGTGGATATGGCGAGATAAGGATACTCGCGGAAGCTAAGCAAATACCAagctttcccctccctcttctctatGCGAAGCATATTAATTCTCCACCGGTGAGGCATAGTGCGTTCATGTTGAGCCTATAATATTGACTCATTAGTGTGGTACTATCTATGTGTAAGGTGACGATGGTACTGGCTCTGTCAATGCCTCTGGAGGTAGTGCACTAATCGATAGCCTAGCTGGATAGTCATGAGTAAGAAGGGGAGTCAATACGATTGCCTCTTTGAGAGACGGTAGGAGATCAATGTAATACAGACAAGAGGGTCATGTGATCCCCTCATACAGCAGGTAAGATGCTTAGACACTCCAACTCTCACCCATCCAAGATCTCGCAAAAGTCATTTTGCCTGCAGGGGCGCCCCTCCAACCTCTTTCTGGAATAAGTGAATCCAAGATAATTTTTCAAAGGCCAATGCGCATAAGCAGGCAACTCAAAGTCTGAATATGCACGTAGTTAATTTATGCAGGTTGATTCTGGCCACCGAATTTATGAGCACATCCAAGGAAACAAGCAATGCCACGGACATACACCCCCACGAGTCCCACTCGACTAGCTGATACAATGCCACTCGGTGTTCTGTGCCACATGCACAGAAGAGGGGTTGGGAGAAACGACGCTGATTAGAGGTCAGCAGCCCGGGATGGGCCAGCTACACATCACACCAGAAAGCTTGTCTACGATCACCCGATAGTGAGTTGCTGATGGCATCTTGCAACGCAATGGCGATGCTGTGACTATCACTGGTCATGTACCGCCTAGTCAAACAAATATACTCGTTGTTGAACCTTCGCCACTGAGACGTCAAATTCAAGCCTGTTTTGGGCCCCAAATATTTTTCCTTTACAAAAAGTCATCAATGATCAGGGTCTCAATGCCACCCCATGGTAGGCTGCACCCAGGCACACAAAGTAGATTCTACCAGCTGGTGAACTAAATCACGCAGGCCGTGGGGAACCGAAGATTACACTGGGTGCTTATCTCTACGGGTGCGTGCCTCATTCAATGTATTCGGTGTGGTGTATCGAATCATTGGCTGGTCCAATGCACTCCCAAGCACCCGACCTCCTGGCCCTAGAAGGCATGGCGATATCTGCCAATGATGATTTGATCTTGATGTTGTGACATCCTGTTCTCAAGCCGTGTCACCAACCTTCTTCAAAATATCTGCGCTGTACATAGGGGTGCTGTGCTCGCCCGGGTCAATGCTTCGGAGATGCGTTGGAGCTCCGGCGTAAGGTGGACTTCTTTGTGccacctcctcatcggccTGATAGAGTCGAAGTCAAAAACAACCACTTACGAGTCACCAAATTCGAACAGCGCGAATATTATGCCGTCGTGGAGTACAAATTAATTACCATCGCGATAAGATACCCGTTAGTGGTGTACGCCTTCCCAAGATGATTGGTGATTTCTCAAAACAGTGTGCGGCCGTGCCTTTCATGGACTTATCCCCCCGCAGATGGTTATCAGACTCGCTTCGGGAATGCTGTTTGGCCACGTGTGACACCGCCAATAAGATTATCCCCatatctcatccatctccctgATGTATCGCAATGGGTCATTTTCGCCAACTACTATTGAAAGACAAATTGCGAGAAGCCAATTGCATTTTGAAATTAGCGCACTAGCATCTGTATAGGCTTCATTTAATCCTGCCACAACGTCGCTATCACCCATGATACAATCGTAGCGCATCTGGAGACCGGAGTCCCGGCACATCGTTCGCAATGTCCTTCGATGATGGCGAACTAGAGGCATCATGGCATTAGCCATTTACATAGCGGCTCACGCAATTGGACATTACGAGAAAAAGCCGGACATTTCATTTATCACCGGCGAAGCGGGGAACTGCACTTGGCCGTCGCATATGGTGTAGTCCAGCCAGTACTTTCACTAGCGAAATGAACAGGGTCCGTTATCATTGGAACCAGTGGCTAGCAAGTCGTTATCATTCTCTTCGAGCACACAGGCCCGTATCCGGTAATCCGGTTTCTGGCCGTCTTTCCTCCAGATAACGGGGTGTACGATTGCTCGAGATGGCGCTTTGGCACAGCGGACGATATATATAAGGCCCCACCAAGTCACAGATTCAATGCAACGGTTCTTTTCAAACAATGCGATCGTCTCGTTTTTAAAGCAAGACTGGCATGGCGGACGAGGTAACCGACAGTCCCGTTTCCACCCCCACAGTGGAGgtgaatgaaaagaaaaatgactTGCTGGTCAAGGAGTCTGCGGACATCCACGATGTGGAAGTCGCCCCGGGCTTCGTCTCTGAGGCGGACTTCAAGGGGAATATCAATGATGTTCCCATCGGGGAGGGTGTTATCCCCGAGGATAGCGACGAGTTCATCGATCCCCGCCTGAAGGACTATCCCATGCCTTTGGTAGCTAAGACGGTAGATCTTCGCAATGACCCGACGTGAGCTTCTCGTTTAATTTTCAGAGTTGATCGCATCGCTGATATCCAAGTCATGCAGTGAACCGATCCTAACCTTCCGATTTTGGGTTCTGTCTACCTTCTGGGTCCTTGTCGGCTGCGCACTTTCCACCTTCTACTACTTCAAGCCGTACTACAACACAATCACCAGTTATGCCGTCCAGTTGTTATCCTGGGGCATGGGTGATGCCATGGCTCGGTATTTACCCACCAGGCAATTCAGTTTCTTTGGATGGAAATGGTCGATGAATCCAGGTCCCTGGAACGCTAAGGAGCATGCACTTATTGTTGTGGCCTACTGGGGTAGTGTAAGTGAATTTCCCTTCACGGTGATAGGGCCCTTGTCAGGCTGACAAGAA
It contains:
- a CDS encoding DUF453 domain protein (COG:S;~EggNog:ENOG410PF8G;~InterPro:IPR007400;~PFAM:PF04303), with the translated sequence MFKYTYRNQVAFSARRYLSKQHSLPAAYYRGGTSRAVMFNQAHLPPRSEWDAIFRSVIGSPDPYGRQLDGLGGGISSLSKVCVVGKSTHPDADVDYTFVSLGVKNSDVDYSSNCGNMISAIGPFALDQKLVSSQTPESATVRIHNTNTGKIITASFPVVDGEAASSGDFAIDGVAGTAARIRLDFVNPAGSVTGKMLPTGQTRDKFDGVSATCIDVANPCVFVPASSLGVRGDLTPDEIAAHPDLLQRLDSIRRQAGVKMGIAPTTDAVPGSIPKVCMVSPPQESKGKDSVDLLVRAISVGQPHKAVPITVALAVSAAARVGGSTVEDATNKDRVSDSGLTIGHASGNLLVGAKFEEDQLTAATVFRTARRLFEGQIYWKS
- a CDS encoding Zn(II)2Cys6 transcription factor (COG:K;~EggNog:ENOG410PUUR;~InterPro:IPR036864,IPR007219,IPR001138;~PFAM:PF00172,PF04082;~TransMembrane:1 (o515-534i);~go_function: GO:0000981 - DNA-binding transcription factor activity, RNA polymerase II-specific [Evidence IEA];~go_function: GO:0003677 - DNA binding [Evidence IEA];~go_function: GO:0008270 - zinc ion binding [Evidence IEA];~go_process: GO:0006351 - transcription, DNA-templated [Evidence IEA];~go_process: GO:0006355 - regulation of transcription, DNA-templated [Evidence IEA]) encodes the protein MASMSESPSGSTPRRHRRGLPRSVAACQRCRRRKQKCDGRMPTCGSCAAAETTCVMSDRLVIRHPSLNCDCDALRAQLAAAERRSNELSERCQQLETRLLEALSSVRSNDSGVPSPNPPLPGHNSAEAISQSDQLRGNPDCRLLSRILRPTFSLQFSSRRENRSAMSSAWELWGDITDIEVSETDGLSLDNDTYINLAGAFFDRRWPYLPVLHRHTFVNQHLTPFLTKSEMRPLTSFMVNIVCAIASTEKSSPQTRDKTHRVFFKEAIKDLDLVLSGENIECVQCLLLLCMYGHNEPQSVNMWFTTAMALNLAIGLDLHRKESISGKDIMDAEMSKRVFWCAYVINCSVAINMGRPLGIQESDISMPLPMQLTDAQLIESIQSPNVEESVIPHVADTSTFVHIIKLRRINAGVYKTFHSIGSVPTDPADLDRLRSGYFLELNQWIITAPRYMQTLSTFQSTEWFQIAFHHAVLSLYRPSRAVPMPSPDDLRTCTESAIGLISSYSALYARNRIKYTFIAIHSLFLAAVTMLYSLRAFAPLRQELTKPVIQTNISTFLTLFRGICDGRAVGEKCCRIVERLGQSIVSLFEHENQADLSIDTEFQTWFGLRAHTFPSKASNPASDAYAHDSPSRLPDVQMDLPWADLFMEGVDMSTADVWSVLF
- a CDS encoding uncharacterized protein (COG:C;~EggNog:ENOG410PHBV;~InterPro:IPR018108,IPR023395;~PFAM:PF00153), with the translated sequence MSQAVATNTPTLQGNAEQKRPIPYRNLAVGALMNIFQVTSLGQPLEVIKTHLAANRQDTLRDALQKTWSRGRFLAFYQGLIPWAWLEASTKGAILIVTSSEIEYQARTKFNASPTICGALGGIGGGVAQSYLTMGMTTCMKTVEVTRSKMSVGGARVPGALEMFFQIIREKGIRGVNKGVNAVALRQVTGWSSRIGISRFAEESIRKVNGKPKDEKLQFGEKILASTIGGALSCWNQPFEVLRVEMQSMKNDPSRPASPTILSTFKYILATTGVKGLFRGVVPRIGVAAWATICMVGFGDTVKEIVNRK
- a CDS encoding uncharacterized protein (COG:S;~EggNog:ENOG410PRJP;~InterPro:IPR006680,IPR032466;~PFAM:PF04909;~go_function: GO:0016787 - hydrolase activity [Evidence IEA]), yielding MPRKGMRRKCSVEAQELAMLISKLNSLRGRLPQFMVYQPATYTMLSQALATHERHSNTPFLLSTESFDTHVHVFDPKLGPYAAGRAYTPEDAPLQKLLALNQSLARDNNNTTLVLVQPSPYKNDCTVMMHCLRELRDRGIRSFGIAVLDLDTITDAQLNEMHALGVRGIRLNFQADGKDVDITHLISLLNRTADRIRYLPSWAIQLFVPGWTWDLLHDAVRELHVKVIADHLGGLRGTSKLPSELQSTPMSQPGFRSLLSLARQSIVYVKISGLYRMSDHSASTFDDLQPIVQAMAREIPDQVIWGSDWPHTGDGHNRVKRSIESKEPFRMIDNHAIIQRLHDWMGDDAYWKMMVDNPGRLYID